A single window of Crassostrea angulata isolate pt1a10 chromosome 8, ASM2561291v2, whole genome shotgun sequence DNA harbors:
- the LOC128159288 gene encoding MAM domain-containing glycosylphosphatidylinositol anchor protein 1-like translates to MRTRIWNIVALKLLVAVSVSKAETCESLLYESDVPLAFDIRAYETITTFPGSLMGTCSDRCLRDPSCLAVEICESRGYQIYFILFELNTTCGALEFYDRETAQCVQQDVCNFELTTEPSCFLTETTGDIFDWTRKSGSTSSVSTGPPSAKVGSYYKYTETSSPRLTGDTAWLVSNRVFEDKTYCLSMYYHMYGSTQGTLKIQTINGSDPPVTHWELSGDQGNTWHSLDKLNLPLNNNTMIRFEGIRGTNYYSDMSIDYVVLWPFACP, encoded by the exons ATGCGAACTCGGATTTGGAATATCGTAGCTCTAAAGCTACTTGTGGCAGTTTCTGTGAGCAAAGCCGAAACCTGTGAAAGCCTGCTATACGAGTCGGATGTCCCCCTCGCCTTCGATATCCGCGCCTATGAGACCATTACGACGTTCCCGGGGTCACTGATGGGGACTTGTTCAGACAGGTGTCTGAGGGACCCTTCGTGTCTGGCCGTGGAGATCTGCGAGTCACGCGggtatcaaatatattttatactatTT GAACTGAACACGACTTGTGGTGCGTTGGAGTTCTACGACAGAGAGACGGCGCAATGTGTTCAGCAAG ACGTATGTAACTTTGAGTTGACAACGGAACCATCGTGTTTCCTGACGGAGACCACTGGTGACATTTTCGACTGGACGAGGAAATCG GGATCCACATCATCTGTGTCAACTGGACCGCCCTCAGCCAAGGTTGGGAGTTACTATAAATACACAGAAACCTCCTCCCCACGACTCACCGGGGACACGGCCTGGCTGGTCAGCAACAGAGTGTTCGAGG aCAAGACATATTGCCTTTCCATGTATTATCATATGTATGGCTCAACGCAAGGAACTCTTAAAATTCAAACCATAAACGGAAGTGACCCACCAGTGACGCATTGGGAACTGTCTGGTGACCAAGGCAACACGTGGCACAGCCTTGACAAGCTCAACCTGCCTCTGAACAACAACACTATG ATAAGGTTTGAAGGCATCAGGGGGACCAACTACTACAGCGACATGTCCATCGACTACGTCGTGCTGTGGCCCTTCGCCTGTCCGTAG
- the LOC128158723 gene encoding uncharacterized protein LOC128158723: MASKGSKSKGKSRSKKRQPAPSTFNINIEKFIDIQQSNGIVVGDQNVVHMEENAKRLIEDPKEFRLSRNEVAIGFVNAILCPDGSGPVKGIPLLDLQQRVENQINLLQPGKHISFEDFAGHQIQNFVDRNTDWYVKFKDKGKILVRLLPNKIKEKMPLKVQGKPPLVSDQLSVSANEASDADLGVTDYETASSDFENIQQVLNVSEFSSQASNDRCSVDEPDEIPWTEKIRTKHHKKLLKRTSSDGDSIPTFYQNSSSQKIILKEKKKQFTRSSEKYFVQLLERGESKTVLIRNIHGCIKKSSDFALDMVSVWNTPREESGFIIIQDDHLESEIDDDDISKLKNALEKQSSSFSYFPCCEYEVVTFQKRMFITIEIAHLHDNRMPILKSDQCASDDFQQLWCRSGTKRKLVKMNDPEIFAIYSWFQQREVELRKKQSVQQKSDTDNQEPRISNSVCWNGELSFDNSIKNFLEKVQRFKKGHFSLMTGDIRCKSKNLSAFSKLPLISVYDFDIKGRECGLLNANEPTMIENRSLQIYTWKDNLPGLSEESTLWTFLLGRRDQPDSRMSDDNDIRLWLKQVSAKLQIHAEQIQRFVNGYTVLTVLILWPENEDLVGFMQKFIQICLDENLEPSPKLILCMSNEPKTETGRSYLNTLWREWNQHVYIFKLSMEDICSAIDSVLNSDQGIPKNGYIIPAYDGKCSLSAREASWLREDMEVLYQDNPYNKALEDVDALSEERHQFYRGGSFHWFAWYECGNDRVDVDRDLKKSIVSKLDAIIESNKSEIVYLYHAPGSGGTTLAQRVLWDFHQKIPCVHIKLRTASPVMELVVKVEMLHDKSHKPVLLMIDGEEESRVRHLMRLLTSNAIAIILYVKQYPYQIKKGETMRTKVFLESTVSSKEAKNLAMKYGDRCFGDQYKINTLNKLSRDVEKKEPHFLYEFGLAAFTHDFKGVEAYVKGYLRLQDNTDGKLKHWQKILGYLSLVYYYGQASLPCQFFQPLLCMKEDEVVDIDDFGYPIKDFVVVDKNEARKGNVRICHHIIAQEILQQILGDPREKFERGPDLSKSARQSLESFCIDFIDYASSRKQQTCGTIAHVLARTFIFRDNREISETAEQGRRKPRLARIIIDISSKQPLFTERLNVLKKLTDAFPEDPNFIAHLGRFYAYCRPDDQKIAEQCLQKALDLANEQTKGKKIEELDERWKLSLMHIYHMYGTIIQKQIAMYTGQAIDDIPPRKTKGVNVKTRLEYLIPLAERSCSYFTLCRECTPPGRENCYGYVGEINVRLQICDFVEKHFEMNDSRGIKGFLRTRSDDWQGTDFVKKSISIIDTLLMECYNVIDQDDMDPSIQSSVFWYNFLFHKNTVNLDTLSSSQDPTTFRLRIAMKKLKCVGKSKDYTVLEHIQSTNDINDIVSWYEEIFRKNGPLENKRALDRDYQEWLFAIRHAKCSKHYELENVLLVVKQWEDQLKTPMSKFYNFIFTSLMGFGSKKFSGKTECLLEAQRILKNDMKKAGKFLLKPKYPREWLGKDETGVRRLVSGTRFLSLNLSDRDVVKSLMMSDLAVCKGTICQPNNKKGAGFISLDLGDNLVQVTVFYIPNVCNLVGSHYGGQRVEFVIGFTVENGYEAFNVKLLEKYGCGSCCGSVEITQHETFATCGICGNKVVKEDMNRISSD; the protein is encoded by the exons ATGGCTTCCAAAGGTTCAAAGTCAAAAGGCAAATCACGCTCGAAGAAACGCCAGCCAG CTCCATCTACCTTCAATATTAATATCGAGAAATTCATCGACATACAACAGAGTAACGGCATTGTCGTCGGGGACCAGAATGTTGTTCATATGGAAGAAAATGCCAAACGTTTGATTGAAGACCCCAAAg AATTTCGGCTGTCTCGGAACGAAGTCGCCATTGGGTTTGTAAATGCAATCCTTTGTCCTGATGGAAGTGGCCCTGTCAAAGGTATACCACTGTTGGATTTACAACAAAGGgttgaaaatcaaataaatttgcTGCAACCTGGAAAACATATCTCTTTTGAAGATTTCGCTGGACATCAAATCCAAAACTTTGTCGACAGAAACACGGATTGGTATGTTAAATTCAAAGACAAGGGAAAGATTTTGGTTCGACTACTTCCAAACAAAATTAAGGAGAAAATGCCTTTAAAAGTACAGGGAAAGCCTCCATTAGTAAGTGATCAACTATCAGTCAGTGCAAACGAAGCGTCAGATGCGGACCTTGGTGTAACTGACTACGAAACTGCTTCAtcagattttgaaaatatccAACAAGTTTTAAATGTAAGTGAATTTTCTTCCCAGGCCAGTAATGACAGATGTTCTGTCGATGAACCCGATGAAATCCCCTGGACTGAAAAGATCCGCACGAAACAccataaaaaacttttaaaaagaacttCATCTGATGGAGATTCCATTCCAACATTCTATCAAAACTCTTCTTcccaaaaaataatattgaaagagaaaaaaaagcaATTCACGCGATCAAGTGAAAAGTATTTTGTCCAACTACTAGAGCGTGGTGAGAGTAAAACTGTTTTGATCCGCAATATTCATGGATGCATAAAAAAGTCATCGGATTTCGCATTAGACATGGTAAGTGTTTGGAATACACCAAGAGAAGAATCGGGATTCATAATTATTCAGGATGATCATCTAGAATCTGaaattgatgatgatgatataaGTAAACTAAAAAATGCTTTGGAAAAGCAGAGTAGctctttttcatattttccaTGCTGTGAATACGAAGTTGTGACATTTCAAAAAAGAATGTTTATAACAATAGAAATTGCACACCTGCATGATAACCGCATGCCAATACTTAAAAGCGATCAATGTGCTTCTGATGATTTCCAGCAATTATGGTGCAGAAGTGGAACTAAAAGGAAATTGGTCAAGATGAATGACCCAGAAATTTTTGCGATCTATAGCTGGTTTCAACAAAGGGAGGTAGAGCTTCGGAAAAAACAATCGGTACAGCAAAAATCAGACACAGATAATCAGGAACCAAGAATTTCTAACTCAGTTTGCTGGAATGgtgagctttcatttgataactcaattaaaaattttttggaAAAGGTTCAAAGATTCAAGAAAGGCCATTTTTCCCTTATGACCGGGGATATACGATGTAAATCTAAAAATCTTAGTGCCTTTTCAAAGCTGCCATTGATATCAGTTTACGATTTTGATATAAAGGGTCGAGAGTGTGGATTATTAAATGCAAATGAACCAACCATGATTGAAAATAGATCTCTGCAGATATACACATGGAAAGACAATTTACCAGGACTTTCTGAGGAATCTACCCTGTGGACTTTTCTTCTAGGTAGACGAGACCAGCCAGATAGTCGGATGAGTGATGACAATGACATCAGGCTTTGGTTAAAACAAGTGTCTGcaaaattacaaatacatgcaGAGCAAATCCAAAGATTTGTAAATGGATATACCGTCCTAACAGTGCTTATTCTTTGGCCAGAAAACGAAGATCTTGTTGGATTCATGCAAAAGTTTATACAAATATGCTTAGATGAAAATCTGGAACCTTCTCCAAAACTGATTTTGTGCATGTCTAATGAACCAAAAACAGAAACTGGTAGGTCATATTTAAACACCTTATGGCGAGAATGGAACCaacatgtttatatattcaAGCTTTCTATGGAAGATATTTGTTCTGCCATTGATTCAGTTTTGAACAGTGATCAAGGAATTCCCAAAAATGGATACATTATCCCTGCTTATGATGGAAAATGTTCACTGTCTGCCAGAGAAGCGTCTTGGTTGAGAGAGGACATGGAAGTGTTATACCAGGACAATCCGTATAACAAAGCATTAGAGGACGTGGATGCATTGTCAGAGGAGAGACACCAGTTTTACAGGGGAGGAAGTTTCCACTGGTTTGCTTGGTATGAATGTGGAAATGATCGTGTTGATGTTGATCGAGATTTAAAAAAGTCAATTGTCTCAAAATTAGATGCAATTATTGAAAGTAACAAAAGCGAAATAGTGTACTTGTACCATGCTCCAGGTTCAGGAGGAACAACGCTTGCGCAGAGAGTCTTGTGGGACTTTCATCAAAAAATCCCTTGTGTCCATATTAAGTTAAGAACCGCGTCTCCTGTTATGGAATTAGTTGTGAAGGTTGAAATGTTGCATGACAAATCCCATAAACCTGTGCTGTTGATGATCGACGGTGAAGAAGAATCTCGAGTTCGACATTTAATGAGACTACTGACGTCTAATGCAATAGCCATTATTCTGTATGTGAAGCAATAtccatatcaaataaaaaagggGGAAACCATGAGAACAAAAGTATTTTTGGAAAGTACGGTATCATCAAAGGAAGCAAAAAATCTCGCCATGAAATACGGTGACCGATGCTTCGGAGatcaatataaaattaatacattaaaCAAACTTAGCAGGGACGTTGAAAAGAAAGAGCCCCACTTTCTTTACGAATTTGGACTTGCAGCATTTACTCATGATTTTAAAGGGGTCGAGGCATACGTTAAGGGATATCTCCGGCTTCAAGACAACACTGATGGAAAACTGAAACATTGGCAAAAGATTTTGGGTTATCTTTCCCTAGTTTACTATTACGGTCAAGCCTCCCTCCCCTGTCAGTTTTTCCAGCCACTTTTATGTATGAAAGAAGACGAAGTTGTCGATATTGATGACTTCGGCTATCCTATCAAGGATTTCGTCGTCGTCGACAAGAACGAAGCTAGAAAGGGCAATGTGAGGATTTGTCATCATATCATTGCACAAGAGATTTTGCAGCAGATCTTGGGTGACCCAAGGGAGAAGTTTGAAAGGGGTCCCGATCTAAGCAAGTCGGCAAGACAGTCATTAGAATcattttgcattgattttatAGATTATGCGAGTAGTAGAAAACAGCAAACATGTGGAACCATAGCGCATGTATTGGCGCGGACGTTTATATTCAGGGACAACAGAGAAATTAGTGAGACAGCTGAACAAGGGCGGAGAAAACCAAGATTAGCAAGAATTATAATAGACATCTCTTCAAAGCAACCACTGTTTACTGAAAGgttaaatgtattgaaaaaGCTGACTGATGCCTTTCCGGAGGATCCCAACTTTATTGCTCATTTAGGAAGATTTTATGCATATTGTCGGCCAGATGATCAAAAGATAGCAGAACAATGTTTACAAAAAGCTCTTGACTTGGCAAACGAGCAAACAAAAGGTAAAAAGATTGAGGAACTTGACGAGAGATGGAAACTATCGCTTATGCATATCTATCATATGTATGGAACTATAATCCAAAAACAAATCGCGATGTACACGGGTCAAGCAATCGATGATATTCCCCCTAGGAAGACTAAAGGTGTAAACGTGAAAACACGACTGGAGTATTTAATACCTCTTGCTGAAAGATCTTGCAGTTACTTTACCCTTTGTCGTGAATGCACCCCTCCAGGGAGAGAAAATTGTTATGGGTATGTTGGGGAAATCAATGTTAGACTGCAAATTTGCGACTTTGTGGAAAAGCACTTTGAAATGAATGATTCTCGAGGAATCAAGGGATTTCTTCGTACAAGGTCCGACGACTGGCAAGGAACCGACTTTGTGAAGAAAAGTATTTCTATCATTGACACACTTTTGATGGAATGTTACAATGTAATAGATCAGGACGACATGGACCCATCAATTCAAAGTTCCGTATTCTGGTACAATTTCCTTTTCCATAAAAATACCGTTAACCTTGACACGTTATCTAGTTCTCAAGATCCGACAACATTTCGCCTGCGAATTGCAATGAAGAAACTGAAATGCGTTGGAAAAAGCAAAGATTATACAGTATTAGAACATATCCAATCAACCAATGATATAAATGACATAGTTTCTTGGTACGAggaaatttttagaaaaaatggaCCATTAGAAAACAAGCGGGCTTTAGATCGAGATTATCAAGAGTGGCTCTTTGCAATACGACATGCAAAATGCAGTAAGCACTATGAATTAGAAAATGTTTTACTTGTTGTTAAACAGTGGGAAGATCAACTGAAAACACCAATGtccaaattttacaattttatttttactagtCTCATGGGATTTGGCTCGAAGAAATTCAGTGGGAAAACGGAATGCCTTCTAGAGGCTCAGCGGATTTTGAAAAACGACATGAAAAAAGCtggaaaattccttttaaaaccAAAGTATCCTCGGGAATGGCTAGGAAAGGATGAAACTGGAGTTCGACGCCTTGTGTCAGGGACTAGATTCTTGAGCCTGAATCTGAGTGATCGAGACGTGGTGAAGAGTTTGATGATGTCTGATTTAGCAGTCTGCAAAGGAACAATTTGTCAACCGAACAACAAAAAAGGCGCAGGGTTTATATCTCTTGACCTTGGGGATAATTTGGTTCAGGTGACAGTGTTCTACATCCCTAACGTCTGTAACCTTGTTGGGTCCCACTATGGAGGTCAAAGGGTTGAGTTTGTGATAGGTTTTACAGTAGAAAATGGATATGAGGCTTTTAATGTTAAGTTACTAGAAAAATATGGATGTGGGTCCTGCTGCGGCTCGGTTGAAATAACACAACATGAAACTTTTGCTACGTGTGGTATATGTGGCAATAAGGTCGTTAAAGAAGATATGAATCGCATATCATCAGATTAA
- the LOC128158728 gene encoding cytochrome P450 1A1-like, whose translation MTMIGSGSIFHLDQKTSALVGVVTVLCTVFVTLKIILEWSRRPPGPWGLPVVGHLPFLGSRPVEKFREYQRLYGDVFSLRFGMWPTVVICGKDTVKTTLTRDSDSFASRPPFFSIKSLNDMKSLSFSGFDERYIQHRKIASSVLREFSSYDHSGMHEVFREEADILISSFLEAKGKPFNPKSEIYLAAGSSIYQFCYGKGENIREDPEFLKVMNDQAIFQEFFTAGNYFDVLPWLQYVCPGRFNRFLELANHFKNASNAHEIEIKNTFDPMHTRHAMDGLLNACLKYNITDLPNEVGLTKSQILGTLQDFFGAGFDTTATTLNWALMYLSEYQDVQLKIQKELDETIGRNKVIAISDRNVLPYTVAAISEIMRLSPVVPMGIPHMTTTDVYVKENLIEKGTVVFFNIASVMHDEYWGNPFEFQPERFLDDKGCLIKEKVDNVLAFSAGRRSCIGKMMAQSEIFFMLAHLLQNCSIDKPENTQYNFNGNNGLTYSPKEYEICVHPR comes from the coding sequence ATGACAATGATTGGATCGGGATCGATTTTCCATCTTGATCAGAAGACCTCGGCCCTTGTCGGGGTGGTGACGGTGCTGTGTACTGTATTTGTCACCCTTAAAATCATCCTGGAGTGGAGCCGCAGACCCCCTGGTCCGTGGGGACTTCCGGTCGTCGGGCACCTGCCATTTCTCGGATCACGTCCAGTGGAAAAATTCCGAGAGTACCAGAGACTGTACGGGGACGTGTTTTCTTTGCGATTCGGCATGTGGCCCACGGTTGTAATATGCGGTAAAGACACCGTGAAAACAACACTCACGCGTGATTCCGACAGCTTTGCTTCACGGCCACCGTTCTTCTCGATCAAGAGTCTAAACGACATGAAGAGCCTCTCTTTTAGTGGTTTTGACGAGAGATACATACAGCACCGGAAAATCGCCAGTAGTGTGCTCAGGGAGTTTAGTAGCTACGATCATTCAGGGATGCATGAAGTTTTTAGAGAAGAGGCTGATATTCTTATCTCCAGCTTTCTGGAAGCTAAAGGCAAACCTTTTAATCCCAAATCGGAAATTTACTTGGCAGCTGGTAGTAGTATCTACCAATTTTGCTACGGAAAAGGCGAGAACATTCGAGAAGATCCAGAGTTCTTAAAAGTAATGAATGATCAAGCTATTTTCCAGGAATTCTTCACTGCTGGAAATTATTTCGATGTTTTACCTTGGTTACAATACGTTTGTCCAGGCCGATTCAATAGATTTTTAGAATTAGCTAATCACTTCAAGAACGCTAGCAACGCTCATGAAATAGAGATAAAGAATACGTTTGATCCAATGCACACCCGGCATGCTATGGATGGTCTTCTGAACGCTTGTTTGAAATACAACATCACAGATTTACCTAACGAAGTAGGTCTGACGAAAAGCCAGATTTTGGGCACACTGCAAGACTTCTTCGGTGCTGGGTTCGACACGACCGCAACAACGCTAAATTGGGCTCTCATGTATCTCTCTGAATATCAAGATGTGCAATTGAAAATCCAAAAAGAACTAGACGAAACCATAGGGAGGAACAAGGTCATAGCAATATCGGATAGAAATGTCTTACCATACACGGTGGCAGCAATATCAGAAATTATGAGATTATCTCCAGTAGTTCCAATGGGGATTCCACATATGACAACAACTGACGTATATGTGAAAGAAAACCTGATAGAAAAAGGAACTGTTGTATTCTTTAACATTGCTTCTGTCATGCACGACGAATACTGGGGTAATCCGTTCGAATTCCAGCCCGAAAGGTTTTTAGATGACAAAGGTTGTCTTATTAAAGAGAAAGTGGATAACGTTTTGGCATTCAGCGCTGGGAGGCGTAGTTGTATCGGGAAAATGATGGCCCAGTCCGAGATATTCTTCATGTTGGCGCACCTTCTGCAGAACTGCAGTATTGACAAGCCTGAAAACACTCAATATAACTTCAATGGCAATAACGGCTTAACTTACTCTCCTAAAGAATATGAAATATGTGTTCATccaagataa